From Pedobacter indicus, a single genomic window includes:
- a CDS encoding deoxyribodipyrimidine photo-lyase encodes MDKRTILLWFRNDLRICDNEMISLATEKASLILPVYIYDTRLFTVTNQQFKKTGVMRAKFINDSVRDLQQSFRAMGGNLIIEHGLPEEILPVLAKKYNVDEVYHHREVAQEETKVSGLVEEALWKLQLNLRHFIGHTLYHKEDLPFPIRDIPNDFNVFKRKTIKEGVIRPSIEVGSNMNFVEVAESSDVPDLTVLGFDKHEIAQALASPIKGGEGEAVLRLNNLIKSMDSDWPESGLSPWLNLGCLSVHTFYHALVKQTNFSKATLNRLMDELWWHDYYRFMFKKHKNQFFKLEGFASQAPVYTGTDQDFEKWKNGTTENVEVNEIMKSLNETGYIDRQKKLIAASYLVHDLNVNWLLGAAYFEEKLIDYSPANNYGSWAHVAGVGSSSKHNQNYIVS; translated from the coding sequence ATGGATAAAAGGACCATATTACTTTGGTTTAGAAACGACTTACGAATTTGTGATAATGAAATGATTAGTCTGGCAACGGAAAAAGCCAGTTTAATCTTGCCTGTCTATATTTATGACACTCGTTTGTTTACCGTAACAAATCAACAGTTTAAAAAAACTGGTGTCATGCGTGCAAAGTTTATCAACGATAGCGTTCGCGATTTACAACAATCTTTTCGTGCGATGGGTGGGAATCTGATTATAGAGCATGGTTTGCCAGAAGAGATACTGCCTGTCCTTGCCAAAAAATATAATGTCGATGAAGTTTATCATCATCGTGAGGTAGCTCAGGAAGAAACCAAGGTGTCGGGTCTTGTAGAAGAGGCTTTGTGGAAACTTCAATTAAATCTACGTCACTTTATTGGACACACTTTGTACCATAAGGAGGATTTGCCTTTTCCCATTAGAGATATTCCCAATGATTTCAATGTTTTTAAACGAAAGACAATAAAAGAAGGGGTTATTAGGCCTAGTATTGAAGTCGGCTCGAATATGAATTTTGTCGAAGTTGCTGAAAGTAGTGATGTGCCCGATCTGACAGTATTGGGTTTTGATAAGCATGAAATTGCACAGGCTTTAGCATCTCCGATTAAAGGTGGAGAAGGAGAAGCAGTTTTACGTCTAAATAATTTGATTAAAAGCATGGATAGTGACTGGCCTGAATCAGGTTTGTCTCCGTGGTTGAACTTAGGCTGCCTTTCCGTCCATACCTTCTACCATGCTCTTGTAAAGCAGACTAATTTCTCGAAAGCAACCCTTAACAGGTTAATGGATGAGCTGTGGTGGCATGATTATTACCGATTCATGTTCAAGAAGCATAAAAATCAATTTTTTAAACTTGAAGGGTTTGCGTCTCAGGCTCCCGTCTATACTGGCACCGACCAGGATTTTGAGAAATGGAAAAATGGGACGACAGAAAATGTTGAAGTAAATGAAATTATGAAATCCCTTAATGAAACTGGCTATATAGATCGTCAAAAAAAGCTAATTGCCGCATCGTATCTCGTGCATGACCTAAATGTGAATTGGCTTTTGGGAGCTGCTTATTTTGAGGAAAAATTAATCGATTATAGTCCAGCAAATAACTATGGGAGCTGGGCTCATGTGGCGGGTGTTGGTAGTAGCTCTAAACATAATCAGAATTATATTGTTAGTTAA
- a CDS encoding 2-oxoglutarate dehydrogenase E1 component, with product MNKLSFLSNADSRYIDSMYESYKNDPESVDFGWQKFFEGFDFGSSSQGTGTPTTAETPEHILKEINVLNMINGYRERGHLFTKTNPVRERRQYFPGKELATFGLEESDMDTVFNAGVEVGLGPAKLRDIRQLIEDTYCDTIGAEFKYIRHPEKIAWLQSRMEGERNEPNFDIETKKRILQKLNEAVVFENFLGTKFLGQKRFSLEGAESLIPALDSVIQKGADLGIEEFVIGMAHRGRLNVLANILGKTYETLFSEFEGKTTEDTEFGGDVKYHLGFSTDVTTASNKSVHLSLCPNPSHLETVNPVVEGIVRSKIDMKYDGQSSKIAPILIHGDAAVAGQGIMYEVIQMSKLSGYKTGGTIHVVINNQVGFTTNYKDARSSTYCTDIAKVTLSPVFHVNGDDVEALVYAINMAVEYRQKYHTDVFIDMLCYRRYGHNEADEPKFTQPLLYKAIEKHLNPREIYNKKLLEQGSVDASLAKEMEKNFRALLQERLDESKDDENIPDVNPMYSGAWNGLRKAKYEDIFVPADTAVSEKDFIKIAKEITQLPEDKKFFRKIERLFAERRKMVENKTFDWAMGELMAYGTLLNEGKRVRISGQDVERGTFSHRHAILTLEDSEEEYVPLAQLNDGTARFDIYNSHLSEYGVLGFEYGYALANPHSLTIWEAQFGDFVNGAQIIIDQYIASAEAKWRRSNGLVMLLPHGYEGQGPEHSSARLERFLELCAENNMQVANCTTPASFFHILRRQLHRDFRKPLIVFTPKSLLRHPLVMSKLEEFTKGKFREVIDDNYVRSANVKRVLFCTGKVYYDLLDKQQTAKRKDVAIVRVEQLYPIPMDKLRAIKTKYKNAEEFLWVQEEPENMGAWPYICRKLRKSRISLEVICRKEGSSPATGYQKQHIAQQLVIVEKAFETKVGTEVKETIKKTTKEAAKVD from the coding sequence ATGAATAAGCTTTCTTTTTTGAGTAACGCTGACTCACGTTATATTGATTCAATGTATGAGTCATATAAAAATGATCCAGAGTCTGTTGATTTTGGGTGGCAAAAATTCTTTGAAGGGTTTGATTTCGGTTCATCATCTCAAGGAACCGGTACACCTACCACCGCTGAAACTCCTGAACATATTTTAAAGGAAATCAATGTATTAAATATGATAAATGGCTACCGAGAAAGAGGCCATTTATTTACAAAGACTAATCCAGTCCGTGAACGTCGACAATATTTTCCAGGCAAAGAGCTTGCTACATTTGGTCTGGAGGAATCGGATATGGATACCGTATTTAATGCGGGTGTTGAAGTGGGATTAGGCCCTGCTAAGCTCCGGGATATTCGTCAACTAATTGAAGATACCTATTGCGATACAATTGGTGCAGAATTTAAATATATTCGTCATCCGGAAAAAATAGCATGGCTTCAGAGTAGAATGGAGGGTGAGCGGAATGAGCCTAACTTTGATATCGAGACAAAAAAGCGGATACTTCAGAAACTGAATGAAGCCGTTGTGTTCGAAAATTTTTTAGGTACGAAGTTTTTGGGTCAGAAGCGTTTTTCACTCGAGGGTGCTGAAAGTTTAATACCTGCTTTGGATTCTGTAATTCAGAAAGGAGCTGACTTAGGTATTGAAGAATTTGTGATTGGTATGGCGCATCGGGGAAGGTTGAACGTATTAGCCAACATATTGGGTAAAACATATGAAACTTTATTTAGTGAATTCGAGGGTAAGACCACGGAAGATACTGAATTTGGAGGCGATGTTAAATACCATTTGGGTTTCTCGACTGATGTGACTACTGCAAGTAACAAAAGCGTTCATTTAAGCTTGTGCCCAAATCCATCTCACTTGGAAACTGTCAACCCGGTGGTTGAGGGAATTGTCCGTTCAAAGATTGATATGAAGTATGATGGGCAAAGCTCTAAAATTGCTCCTATCCTCATCCATGGAGATGCAGCGGTAGCAGGACAGGGAATTATGTATGAAGTTATTCAAATGTCGAAATTGAGTGGCTACAAAACCGGAGGTACAATTCATGTAGTGATAAATAACCAAGTTGGATTTACCACAAATTATAAAGATGCTCGGTCATCCACATACTGTACCGATATTGCCAAAGTAACCCTTTCACCTGTATTTCATGTAAATGGAGATGATGTGGAGGCTTTGGTCTATGCGATTAATATGGCTGTGGAGTATCGTCAAAAATATCATACTGATGTATTTATCGATATGCTTTGCTATCGTCGCTATGGGCACAATGAAGCAGATGAGCCGAAATTTACGCAGCCTTTGCTATACAAGGCAATAGAGAAACATCTTAATCCACGCGAAATATATAACAAAAAACTTCTTGAGCAAGGGAGTGTTGATGCTAGCCTTGCGAAAGAAATGGAGAAAAACTTTAGAGCATTATTACAAGAGCGGCTGGATGAGTCTAAAGATGACGAGAATATTCCGGATGTTAATCCGATGTATTCCGGTGCATGGAACGGTTTAAGAAAAGCAAAATACGAGGATATATTTGTTCCCGCTGATACTGCTGTCTCCGAGAAGGACTTTATAAAGATAGCCAAAGAAATTACACAGTTACCTGAGGATAAGAAGTTCTTCAGAAAAATTGAACGTCTATTTGCTGAGCGACGGAAAATGGTTGAGAACAAAACGTTTGACTGGGCTATGGGTGAATTGATGGCTTATGGTACCTTATTGAATGAGGGCAAAAGGGTGCGTATTTCAGGTCAAGATGTTGAGCGAGGTACCTTCTCTCATCGGCATGCCATATTGACCTTGGAAGATTCTGAAGAAGAGTACGTGCCCCTCGCACAGTTGAATGACGGAACCGCGAGGTTTGATATTTATAATTCTCATCTTTCGGAATATGGAGTTTTGGGTTTTGAATATGGTTATGCGTTAGCAAATCCACACTCACTAACCATATGGGAGGCCCAGTTCGGGGACTTTGTTAATGGCGCACAAATCATTATCGACCAATACATAGCCAGTGCCGAAGCAAAATGGCGGCGTTCGAATGGATTGGTAATGTTGCTTCCTCATGGCTACGAGGGACAAGGGCCTGAACATTCTTCCGCTCGTCTAGAGCGTTTTCTGGAGTTATGCGCGGAGAATAATATGCAGGTAGCAAATTGTACGACTCCCGCCAGCTTTTTCCATATTTTAAGAAGACAACTGCACCGAGATTTTAGAAAACCTCTAATTGTATTTACACCGAAAAGCTTATTGCGCCATCCATTGGTGATGTCAAAATTAGAAGAGTTTACAAAAGGAAAGTTCCGAGAAGTTATCGATGATAATTATGTACGCTCTGCTAATGTCAAACGAGTTCTGTTTTGTACCGGTAAAGTTTATTATGATTTATTGGATAAACAGCAAACGGCCAAACGTAAAGATGTGGCAATCGTTAGAGTTGAGCAGTTATATCCGATTCCTATGGATAAGCTCCGCGCTATAAAAACAAAATATAAGAACGCTGAAGAGTTTCTCTGGGTACAGGAAGAGCCAGAGAACATGGGGGCTTGGCCGTACATATGTCGGAAGTTACGTAAATCAAGAATTAGCTTGGAAGTAATTTGCCGTAAAGAAGGAAGTAGTCCGGCAACAGGTTATCAAAAACAGCACATTGCCCAACAGCTGGTTATCGTCGAAAAAGCTTTCGAAACCAAGGTTGGCACAGAGGTCAAGGAGACTATCAAGAAAACAACCAAAGAGGCAGCAAAAGTAGATTAA
- the odhB gene encoding 2-oxoglutarate dehydrogenase complex dihydrolipoyllysine-residue succinyltransferase, translating into MSLEMKVPTVGESITEVTVAEWLKNDGDYVEMDEVIAELESDKATFELPAEKAGILRHVASEGDTLEIGAIICKIEEGGKSEGSAEKTDNEKPAEEAKDEPKSDSQASASTQTETQDTYASGTASPAAAKILKEKGIDPQSVKGTGKDGRITKEDALNASPAKSEAKADNQQASASASPATSTAASSGAREEKREKMSSLRKTIAKRLVTVKNETAMLTTFNEVDMKPIMDIRSKYKDKFKEKHGIGLGFMSFFAKAVCMALKEWPSVNARIEENEIVFSNFVDISIAVSAPKGLVVPIIRNAESKSLQDIEKSVAELAGKARDNKLTIEEMTGGTFTITNGGVFGSMMSTPIINAPQSAILGMHNIIQRPVAINGEVVIRPMMYVALSYDHRIIDGRESVSFLVRVKELLEDPTRLLLDV; encoded by the coding sequence ATGAGTTTAGAAATGAAAGTGCCTACCGTAGGCGAGTCAATTACAGAGGTAACCGTGGCCGAGTGGCTAAAGAATGACGGTGATTATGTTGAGATGGATGAGGTTATTGCCGAGCTTGAGTCAGACAAAGCAACTTTTGAGTTACCAGCAGAAAAGGCGGGTATTTTACGGCATGTAGCCAGTGAGGGAGATACACTGGAAATCGGTGCTATTATCTGTAAGATTGAAGAAGGCGGTAAATCCGAAGGATCTGCGGAAAAAACAGATAATGAAAAACCGGCTGAAGAGGCTAAGGATGAACCGAAAAGTGATTCCCAAGCCAGTGCAAGTACACAAACAGAGACTCAAGATACTTATGCATCAGGAACTGCTTCTCCCGCTGCTGCTAAGATATTGAAAGAAAAAGGTATTGACCCGCAATCTGTTAAAGGTACAGGCAAGGACGGTCGAATCACGAAAGAAGATGCTTTAAATGCTTCACCTGCTAAATCGGAAGCAAAAGCCGATAATCAACAAGCATCTGCTTCTGCAAGTCCGGCAACTTCGACCGCGGCGTCAAGCGGAGCTAGAGAAGAAAAGAGAGAAAAAATGTCCTCTTTGCGTAAAACAATAGCGAAGCGATTGGTTACGGTGAAGAACGAAACGGCGATGTTAACAACATTTAATGAAGTTGACATGAAACCTATCATGGATATTAGATCGAAGTATAAGGATAAGTTTAAGGAAAAACATGGTATTGGACTTGGGTTCATGTCATTTTTTGCCAAAGCAGTTTGTATGGCACTAAAAGAGTGGCCATCTGTCAACGCAAGAATTGAGGAAAATGAAATTGTATTCAGTAACTTCGTTGACATCTCAATTGCTGTTTCTGCACCTAAAGGGCTTGTTGTTCCGATTATTCGGAATGCAGAATCAAAGTCTCTTCAAGATATTGAGAAGAGTGTTGCTGAACTGGCAGGTAAAGCTCGAGATAATAAACTGACAATCGAAGAGATGACGGGTGGAACCTTTACGATTACCAATGGCGGTGTGTTCGGTTCAATGATGTCAACTCCAATTATTAATGCACCTCAATCGGCAATCTTAGGAATGCATAACATTATCCAAAGACCGGTAGCCATAAATGGCGAGGTAGTGATCCGACCGATGATGTATGTTGCATTGTCTTATGATCACAGAATTATCGACGGACGAGAGTCTGTGAGTTTCCTGGTTCGGGTTAAAGAACTACTCGAAGATCCAACGAGACTCCTATTGGATGTTTAA